Proteins from a single region of Oreochromis niloticus isolate F11D_XX linkage group LG7, O_niloticus_UMD_NMBU, whole genome shotgun sequence:
- the stra6 gene encoding receptor for retinol uptake stra6, translated as MDYDYPELDPLPSKIEPEVIPPCDPTADDRLYHICITVISLVVMLILAVLARRMKVGDRQKGLPGLLSPVNFLDHTQHKGLAVAVFGVLLCKLWGLLISPNPLPFTTDTVNKQNWVILGVFFYPALYYPLLACGTLHNKVGYVLGSLLSWTHFGVLVWQIIDCPKTPVIHKHYSLFSSLPQIACLAFLSFQYPLLLFKGLKGTEKNNATEDLSSSYYRDYVKKMLNKKKSTKISTSSTDKPKLPQRITDAVKSYIYTPEDAFRFPLKLAISGVVSFITLYQMGLLLISAVVPSLQTARLGVNEDVANLLAGFRIMLSPDKHEVVRIVVYYMWCVEVCYISAMTLSGLVNLAMLMRSMVLHRSNLKGLYRGDSYNVYNCQRNIRASRPALVCWMGYTSFTAAHICIGMIIQTIVFFLCLLIAVFLVIIPVLHRQNLILFQVLWSMWPFWLMLLLVVLIQHVIARFCFIKKTGGTRDLDNRGNLFLLTYLMFPVNVLIGVILGIWRMIITALFNIVHMGRMDISLLNRNVEAFDPAYRCYAHYLKIEVSQSHPVMKAFCGMLLQSVGQDTKAGQRSQDAEEGIQLVQQDKKQNKVSIAKRARRHWQLLYTLVNNPSLVGTRKHFQRQTADSFLNGSLNRSTREESKKEATTKEAEAAASN; from the exons ATGGACTATGACTACCCAGAATTGGATCCACTGCCATCCAAAATTGAACCAGA AGTAATCCCTCCCTGTGACCCTACTGCTGATGACAGGCTCTATCATATATGCATCACTGTGATATCT CTTGTTGTCATGCTGATTCTGGCGGTGTTGGCAAGGCGCATGAAGGTCGGCGACAGACAGAAAGGACTCCCAGGTTTACTCAG TCCGGTGAACTTCCTGGACCATACGCAGCACAAGGGCTTGGCAGTGGCTGTGTTTGGAGTGCTCTTGTGCAAACTGTGGGGCCTGCTCATATCACCAAACCCTCTCCCCTTCACAACAGACACCGTGAACAAAC AGAACTGGGTGATTCTGGGAGTCTTCTTTTACCCCGCGCTATACTACCCTCTCCTGGCATGTGGCACTTTACATAATAAAGTTGGCTATGTACTCGGTAGCCTCTTGTCTTGGACACACTTTGGTGTTCTGGTATGGCAGATAATTGACTGCCCAAAAACACCAGTG atACACAAACACTACTCTCTTTTCTCCAGCCTGCCCCAGATTGCTTGCTTGGCATTCCTTAGCTTTCAGTATCCCCTTCTTCTGTTCAAGGGCTTAAAGGGCACTGAAAAGAACAATGCTACAGAG GATCTGAGCAGCAGCTACTATAGAGACTATGTCAAGAAAATGCTCAATAAGAAAAAGTCTACCAAAATCAG CACGTCGAGCACAGACAAGCCCAAACTCCCCCAAAGAATAACCGATGCTGTGAAATCTTACATTTATACACCAGAGGATG CTTTCCGTTTTCCCCTGAAGCTGGCTATATCTGGTGTTGTGTCTTTCATAACCCTGTATCAG ATGGGTCTTCTGCTGATCTCAGCAGTCGTGCCGTCTCTCCAGACTGCTCGTTTGGGAGTCAATGAAGATGTTGCAAACCTTTTAGCTGGTTTCAGAATCATGCTGTCTCCAGACAAACATGAAGTGGTTCGGATAGTGGTTTATTACATGTGGTGTGTAGAGG TGTGTTATATTTCAGCAATGACCCTGTCTGGTTTGGTCAACCTGGCTATGCTCATGCGATCTATGGTTCTGCATCG GTCAAATCTGAAAGGGCTGTACAGAGGCGATAGCTATAATGTTTACAACTGCCAGAGAAATATCAGAGCTTCCCGGCCTGCACTCGTCTGCTGGATGGGATACACCAGCTTTACAGCAGCTCACATCTGCATTG GCATGATCATCCAGACCATAGTGTTCTTCCTCTGCCTTCTGATTGCAGTCTTCCTTGTTATCATACCTGTCCTCCACAGACAGAATCTGATTCTCTTTCAGGTCCTGTGGAGCATGTG GCCTTTCTGGCTCATGCTTCTCCTGGTTGTGTTGATTCAACACGTCATCGCCAGGTTTTGCTTCatcaaaaagacaggaggcacACGAGACCTAGACAACAG GGGTAATCTGTTCCTGCTGACATACCTGATGTTTCCTGTTAATGTTTTGATCGGGGTGATACTGGGAATCTGGCGCATGATCATCACAGCCCTGTTCAACATTGTCCACATGGGACGTATGGATATCAGTCTTCTTAACCGCAATGTGGAGGCTTTTGACCCAG CCTACCGCTGCTATGCTCATTATCTGAAGATCGAGGTGAGCCAGTCTCACCCTGTGATGAAGGCCTTCTGTGGGATGCTGCTGCAGTCTGTGGGCCAGGACACCAAAGCTGGACAGAGGTCACAAGATGCCGAAGAAG GGATCCAGCTCGTCCAGCAGGATAAGAAGCAGAACAAAGTGTCCATTGCCAAGAGAGCCCGCAGGCACTGGCAGCTCCTCTACACCCTGGTCAACAACCCCTCCCTTGTGGGCACCAGGAAGCACTTCCAGCGTCAGACCGCAGACAGCTTTCTGAATGGAAGCCTGAACCGCAGCACCAGGGAGGAGAGCAAAAAGGAGGCTACGACCAAGGAGGCAGAAGCCGCTGCCAGCAACTAA
- the islr2 gene encoding immunoglobulin superfamily containing leucine-rich repeat protein 2, producing the protein MARRFLQLLALWTVVTSIVQTCPEQCSCQDKFSHQIADCAYKDLLEVPVGLPSNVTTVSLSANKIQILKSKSFVNITQATSLWLAHNDIVTIERGTLAPLVQLRNFDISHNKIVNFPWADLRGLTALQLLKMNNNEMVNLPKDAFSTLKDLRSLRINNNRFTTIVEGTFSALTAMSHLQIFSNPFVCSCRLQWLRDWITTTKISVPEPNSIVCEAPEHLKGTMVSSIPKLDCEPPAVTITYQPNIENTDLYEGIMVILNCETKGSPKPQITWEVTAGNQNDLFPLPSTGEINDVPINDKTTSNRFLVFRNGTLIIPSVSKKEDGNYSCFAVNELGKAESSVKVALAGTQKEASNAVIDSTVDKSRPSGKKPADPKASKNNVVNWTKLDEKTKESPETSKDKHDATEQTSVVPKTHTFTGKCGVRESSEYISNHAFNMSLEDLKQYTFDFGVIALEVSETEAKVQLNPLQLAKSKSNLHLSQTENQETVNKEPMGLYQSSSSKTTLDMLYLCVNTGNGHSMVQWSNIEEGINSYRFHNLQPGTNYTLCLTYGGKDCQVQVVFTTRKKIPSLLIIVVVSIFLLGLATVPLLGATCCHLLYKYQGKTYKLIMKAQNPDQMEKQMTKDFDHRGSFVESEKTSELGEGEGEVDGEEREGEEEAEGSVVTESIPGSSSKTNQEEFEVGSEYSDRLPLGAEAVNISEEINGNYKQPSR; encoded by the coding sequence ATGGCAAGAAGGTTCTTACAGCTCCTTGCCTTGTGGACTGTTGTGACTAGCATTGTGCAGACCTGTCCAGAGCAATGCAGCTGCCAGGATAAATTTTCCCATCAAATTGCTGACTGTGCTTACAAAGACCTGCTGGAGGTCCCTGTTGGTCTCCCTTCCAATGTTACCACCGTGAGCCTTTCTGCCAATAAAATCCAAATCCTGAAAAGCAAAAGCTTTGTTAATATCACTCAGGCCACCTCTCTGTGGCTCGCCCACAATGACATAGTCACCATAGAGAGAGGCACCTTGGCCCCCTTGGTTCAGCTTCGCAACTTTGACATCAGCCACAACAAAATTGTGAACTTTCCATGGGCAGATCTGCGCGGTCTCACGGCCCTGCAGCTTCTCAAAATGAACAACAATGAAATGGTGAACCTCCCAAAGGATGCCTTTTCCACGCTTAAAGACCTGAGGTCGCTTCGAATTAACAACAACAGGTTTACCACCATTGTCGAGGGGACTTTCAGTGCCCTCACCGCTATGTCTCACCTGCAGATCTTTAGCAATCCCTTCGTTTGCTCCTGCCGTCTGCAGTGGCTGAGGGACTGGATCACAACAACTAAAATTTCTGTCCCCGAGCCAAATTCAATTGTGTGCGAGGCCCCTGAACATCTGAAGGGTACAATGGTTTCAAGCATTCCCAAACTGGACTGTGAGCCCCCTGCTGTCACTATAACATATCAGCCAAACATAGAAAACACAGATCTGTATGAAGGTATTATGGTGATCTTAAATTGTGAGACAAAAGGGAGCCCTAAGCCACAGATCACCTGGGAGGTGACTGCAGGAAATCAAAATGATCTTTTCCCCTTGCCCTCCACTGGAGAAATAAATGATGTGCCAATTAATGATAAAACAACCAGCAATCGATTTCTTGTTTTTAGAAATGGAACTCTCATCATCCCCAGTGTGAGTAAAAAGGAAGATGGGAATTACAGCTGCTTTGCGGTGAACGAGTTGGGTAAAGCAGAGAGCAGCGTTAAAGTGGCTCTGGCAGGCACCCAAAAGGAAGCCAGCAACGCAGTCATCGATTCAACAGTGGACAAGAGCCGTCCGTCTGGTAAAAAGCCTGCAGACCCCAAGGCCTCCAAAAATAATGTGGTCAACTGGACGAAGCTTGATGAGAAGACAAAGGAAAGTCCCGAAACGTCAAAAGACAAACACGATGCAACAGAGCAGACCAGTGTTGTTCCTAAGACACACACCTTCACAGGCAAGTGCGGTGTTAGAGAAAGCAGTGAATACATCTCCAACCATGCCTTCAACATGAGCCTGGAAGACCTGAAGCAGTACACCTTTGACTTTGGTGTTATTGCATTAGAAGTGTCAGAGACGGAGGCCAAAGTGCAGCTGAATCCACTGCAGCTTGCCAAAAGCAAATCTAATCTTCATCTAAGTCAAACTGAAAACCAGGAAACAGTGAATAAGGAACCTATGGGTCTGTACCAGTCCTCATCTAGCAAGACCACTCTGGACATGCTCTACCTCTGTGTAAATACAGGAAACGGACACTCCATGGTTCAGTGGTCCAATATAGAGGAGGGAATTAATTCCTACCGCTTCCATAATTTACAGCCTGGCACCAATTACACACTTTGTCTCACCTATGGGGGGAAGGACTGCCAAGTCCAAGTAGTCTTCACAACTAGAAAGAAGATCCCCTCCCTGCTCATAATTGTGGTTGTCAGCATTTTCCTATTGGGTCTGGCCACTGTCCCCTTGCTGGGAGCCACCTGCTGTCATTTGCTATACAAATATCAAGGAAAAACCTACAAGCTGATCATGAAAGCTCAGAATCCAGATCAGATGGAGAAGCAAATGACAAAAGACTTTGATCACAGGGGATCTTTCGTGGAGTCAGAGAAAACCAGCGAGTTAGGCGAGGGGGAGGGAGAGGTTGACGGAGAGGAACgagaaggagaggaagaggcTGAGGGGAGCGTGGTGACCGAGTCCATCCCCGGATCATCATCCAAGACCAACCAGGAGGAATTTGAAGTTGGCTCGGAGTACAGTGACAGGTTACCGCTGGGAGCAGAGGCCGTCAACATCTCCGAGGAAATCAACGGCAACTACAAGCAGCCAAGCCGCTGA